TCAAGATTTACCTGAACAAGGCCTGACCGACCGCGCGCCGGGTTGGAGCAAATCCCGAGCAGGTGGCATCACCTGCGACGACGCATATGCTTCAAATGTAAAGAAATAGAGCGTGGCGGGTGAGCGCAGGCGAACCTGACATGCTCTAGGGTTCGGGCAGGTTTTCCACGGTGAACAAATTGACCGGCTCGCGCACGCTTCTCAGGCCGTGACGGCCGAGCGGCAGCAGTACCGGACCATCCTCAGGAATGGCGGCGGCGAAGGCCTCAGATAGCAACAAATGGCGCTCCAGCGGATCGCACATGGATTCGAGGCGCGATACCTCGTTCACCGCCGGGCCGATGACGGTAAAATCAAGACGCGTCGGCGAGCCGACATTGCCATAAGCCACTTCACCGAGATGGAGCGCCACGTTGAGCGCCATGGTGTGCTGATCGGCGGAGCGGCGGGCTATGTTCAGTTCAGAAACGCGCGCCAAGGCGTCACGCGCCGCCTCCAGCGCATCGACGCTGGTAGCGGCGCGGGCCGCCGCGTCACCGTCGGCCGGCAGCTCGAACGTGCCCAACATGCCGTCGCCCATGAATTTCAGCACTTGGCCGCCGCGCGTTTCGACCGGCTCCGCCATGCAGGTTAGATATTCGTTCAGCAGATCGACCAATTCGCGCCGGCCCAATTTATCGCCAAGCGCCGTGAAGCCACAGAGATCGCAGTAAATCAGAACGGCCGAGAGGGTGTGCACATGGCCGCGTTCGATTTCTCCGCTCAACACCCGGCGCGCCGCGTCAGCCCCGAGATAGGCATCCGCTATTGCTTTGGCAAAGCGCCGGTTGGCGGCGACGCGAAGGGTTAAGGCAAGGACGGGAAGTGTTGCCCTCAGAAAATCGATCTCGGTATCGCTAAAACCGTCAACGCGGTCGGTGGTCCAGGTGAAGACGACGCCGAAACGCTGCTCATTGGCGGCTTCGATCGCAAAACCGCAAATCATGCCAAAATAATCGGTCGCCCCTTCCTGACGAAATTTTTCCAGTAGGGGAAACTCATCGCCCGCCTCGGGGCCGAGAATGCGCCGGCGCAACTCGGGCTCGCCGTCATCGACCATCACCTTGAGGGGGCTCCGCTCCCACGCGTCGGCCGATGCGTTCGTCGACGCGTAAGTTTCTTCTGCCACGCCATCGACGCCGCGCCGCCACACTAAGCCGAACCCTTGGTACAGCGGATGGAGCACGCGCATGGCACTGAGGCCGCGCTGAATTTGAATGCCGCCCGCGGTCAATTGCGCGCAGAAGCCTTCAAACACGCCATCGGCTGAGTTGCCTTGCAACCCCTGTTGAACGACCCAGCGCTCAAGCGCTGCAGTGTTCGGTAGGCCGCGTTCTGTTTGGGTGACGAGTGTTGCCATGATCCTTAAAAGCGATATGTTGTCGCGCCGGGCAATTGTAAACCCCGCCGCTGCAAACCTTGACCGTTAATTTACCAATATCGATTGCACCCAGCCGATGCCAAACCTTTCCCGCCTTTATCTCATCACCCCGCCGCAATTTGCGGTGGCTGCGTTCGCCGACACACTGGCGGCGGCGCTGGACGGCGGCGACGTGGCCTGCGTGCAACTCCGCTTGAAAGACACCGATAACGACACCATCCGCGAGGCAATCGAGACACTGATGCCGGTGTGTCATGCTAGGGGCGTGGCGTTTATCGTTAATGACCGGCCTGATCTCGCCGCCGAATGCGGCGCTGATGGGGCACATATCGGCGCCGATGACGGCGAATTCAGTGACGCGCGGCGCCGGTTGGGCGACGCCGCCATGATCGGCGTCAGTTGCTACGATTCGCGCCATGCCGCCATCGAGGCCAGCGAAGCCGGCGCCGATTACGTGGCGTTCGGCGCATTTTTCCCGACCCAGAGCAAAATTCCGCGATCGCGCGCAACGGTGGAAATTGTGGAGTGGTGGCACGAGCTGATGGTGGTGCAAAGCGTTGCTATCGGCGGCATTACCGCTGAAAATTGTGCGCCATTGGTGCGGGCGGGCGCAGATTTCCTAGCCGTTATCGCTGCCGTGTGGGATCATGCGGACGGGCCGGCGGCCGGGGTGAAGGCGATCAACGACGCCATTGCGGAAGCGGCCACCGCTTGATATAGCAGCGCCGCCACAAGGCTCCCTGAATAATGCAATTCGAGACGTTGTTATGAAAATCAACGGCAACGCAATCCGTCCAGGCATGGTGATCGAGCACCAGAAACGCCTATGGATTGC
The Pseudomonadota bacterium genome window above contains:
- a CDS encoding adenylate/guanylate cyclase domain-containing protein; amino-acid sequence: MATLVTQTERGLPNTAALERWVVQQGLQGNSADGVFEGFCAQLTAGGIQIQRGLSAMRVLHPLYQGFGLVWRRGVDGVAEETYASTNASADAWERSPLKVMVDDGEPELRRRILGPEAGDEFPLLEKFRQEGATDYFGMICGFAIEAANEQRFGVVFTWTTDRVDGFSDTEIDFLRATLPVLALTLRVAANRRFAKAIADAYLGADAARRVLSGEIERGHVHTLSAVLIYCDLCGFTALGDKLGRRELVDLLNEYLTCMAEPVETRGGQVLKFMGDGMLGTFELPADGDAAARAATSVDALEAARDALARVSELNIARRSADQHTMALNVALHLGEVAYGNVGSPTRLDFTVIGPAVNEVSRLESMCDPLERHLLLSEAFAAAIPEDGPVLLPLGRHGLRSVREPVNLFTVENLPEP
- the thiE gene encoding thiamine phosphate synthase, with the protein product MPNLSRLYLITPPQFAVAAFADTLAAALDGGDVACVQLRLKDTDNDTIREAIETLMPVCHARGVAFIVNDRPDLAAECGADGAHIGADDGEFSDARRRLGDAAMIGVSCYDSRHAAIEASEAGADYVAFGAFFPTQSKIPRSRATVEIVEWWHELMVVQSVAIGGITAENCAPLVRAGADFLAVIAAVWDHADGPAAGVKAINDAIAEAATA